One Plasmodium cynomolgi strain B DNA, chromosome 12, whole genome shotgun sequence genomic region harbors:
- a CDS encoding hypothetical protein (putative): MKKKKEKRKAKGDKKHGSNANGNANGNDNPNAGANSDANDRDADDQGGSEEEDDYGGYHSDEHSGSEPDEVEELSSQGESDEEEMGKKARRKKKAGGGTKSQTKGNESKGDKDGEDAAAQQMKERKRKMKNSKLMEDINPDEDKQKLKLICMSFHKKECDIEEFILESLKIIIPQYKREVFLNQQNIIIDRTSREDLKNLEIFWFDRLTKNRRRSIISCFTTLGKMGLAGKATNVASVPENVVSASENVAGIPESVANPPESAANPPENAANPPESVANPPENAASAPENAASAVNPLLEHIFTKKKDQIIVDHLAALCTQQVKLVKEYISYVRKNIFDLSSISENNDKIKELTILDPIKRRELFFYLNLCISMNYIQEQAPNVYALPNDLAPDIRGFNLHPMFSHINKKKNEQRREKAGNPWEKLKLLKKSQKTDAANKSSDASMRKGEVVTQISTKKNEINEEEPEGDENDEKKKNKHTDDNEMIHKKYMEDEEKKKKALEEMKKKKQKDEKKIYNVYSLLESAAQYFGEGPKYSNPNMNEFYKSNNNQLVYIKPPGNIDEKNILINYFLQFPSITKKLEYNKRRIYAENYGLVKIIKNSENLPVNFSLNTHPWMLEPYEELWKEQNQLNNFGIFNMANLLRDDDDDLVSFESNQFSFTRGEAQKGAAVKVEAEAVKGEAEAAKTEATKTETAKEEAAKTETAKEDAPKEGNSKCDAPQPEGPPLHTPNEPGEQTAALPTEIKITDSKRKNDFLTKKIKKFCSNEDSRQLKLTSFLSREKVSRNVDVVKKGESEKTDKDNPTPGELSRGVGGNQKEEQPSEEPTLDSEKEDTEYIKIKKKKRVLDDEAINEIYDSHADNDTNKGSHVDQRNGRDREPSGSTEHQGKHANQEKGSTASDNPDRVKDDDGAQNDHGEQLEGSVRIKKKLKKKQVPGENDIGYDADDGGDDDGHDDNGRDDDGRDDDGHDDDDRDDDDAKGNENTNEDEAKHEQADKTNNLLYAALKERFVKEKKRLRDDKMQHVFELEAEESDDENIEDPEERKRAQLLKGKKNQAEDSDDDEQYNSEGLNEFINNEEYNSDNEVIKLKHKQEMEQLEEDIFLKKFTYKGKEFNNELTNREKLELERERQLLRRKKLLFDKTLGHVKLSDFESDSSSSSNKSSKKRIKNTLYEPFTELENTKFSKRNHHAVGGAYNEGSFNKGECPGDLEGEHRRKQILEKMDNVMYTKEIKTNEGKRIVIKKKRKIRFHQDLSDVTVTEEEKVDAYEKTKKKPKKVNANLVDQPKSSAVTIPNKGMNHNNKASIKWNNNIKDISELDTPTNGEVFKGFRKVENAQ; encoded by the exons atgaagaaaaaaaaggagaaaagaaaggcCAAAGGGGACAAGAAGCACGGCTCGAACGCTAACGGGAACGCTAATGGGAACGATAACCCTAATGCAGGTGCCAACTCCGATGCGAACGACCGCGATGCCGATGATCAGGGCGGAAGcgaagaggaggacgacTACGGGGGATACCACTCCGATGAACACTCGGGCAGTGAACCAGACGAGGTAGAGGAGCTCTCCTCCCAAGGAGAGAGTGACGAGGaggaaatggggaagaaggcgagaagaaagaaaaaggcaggAGGGGGTACGAAGAGCCAAACAAAGGGAAACGAATCCAAGGGAGATAAAGACGGAGAAGACGCCGCTGCACAACaaatgaaggaaagaaaaaggaaaatgaaaaactccAAGCTAATGGAAGACATCAACCCAGATGAGGACAAACAGAAATTAAAGCTAATTTGCATGTCCTTCCATAAGAAGGAATGCGACATTGAAGAGTTCATATTGGAAAGCTTGAAGATTATCATTCCTCAGTACAAAAGGGAGGTGTTCCTCAACCAGCAGAATATAATTATTGACCGTACCAGCAGGGAGGATTTGAAGAATTTGGAGATTTTCTGGTTCGATAGGTTGACAAAGAACAGGCGTCGAAGCATAATTAGCTGCTTCACCACGTTGGGCAAGATGGGCCTTGCGGGGAAAGCAACCAATGTGGCGAGTGTTCCAGAAAATGTGGTGAGCGCGTCAGAAAATGTGGCGGGCATTCCAGAAAGTGTAGCGAACCCTCCCGAAAGTGCAGCGAACCCTCCCGAAAATGCAGCGAACCCTCCCGAAAGTGTAGCGAACCCTCCCGAAAATGCAGCGAGCGCTCCAGAAAACGCAGCGAGCGCGGTGAACCCCCTCCTGGAGCATATATTCACCAAGAAGAAGGACCAAATAATAGTAGATCACCTCGCTGCGCTGTGCACACAACAAGTGAAGCTAGTCAAGGAGTACATCTCCTACGTGAGGAAAAACATATTCGACCTATCGTCCATCTCAGAAAACAACGACAAAATCAAAGAATTAACCATCCTAGATCCgataaaaaggagggaacTTTTCTTTTACCTTAATTTATGCATCTCGATGAATTACATTCAAGAGCAGGCCCCAAATGTGTATGCTCTCCCAAATGATCTCGCCCCAGATATTAGAGGCTTCAATTTGCACCCCATGTTTTCTCatatcaataaaaaaaaaaatgaacaaagaagagaaaaagctGGAAATCCttgggaaaaattaaaattattaaaaaaatcccaaaaGACAGATGCAGCAAATAAAAGTAGTGACGCGAGTATGCGAAAAGGTGAAGTGGTTACACAaataagtacaaaaaaaaatgaaataaatgagGAAGAACCAGAGGGAgacgaaaatgatgaaaaaaaaaaaaataaacacacagATGATAACGAAAtgattcacaaaaaatatatggaagatgaagagaagaaaaaaaaagcattagaagaaatgaaaaaaaaaaaacaaaaagatgaaaaaaaaatatacaacgTTTATTCTCTACTAGAATCAGCTGCCCAGTATTTTGGAGAAGGACCAAAATATTCAAACCCTAATATGAATGAATTCTACAAGTCCAACAATAATCAGCTTGTTTACATCAAACCACCAGGAAATatagacgaaaaaaatatcttaaTAAATTACTTCCTGCAATTCCCAAGCATCACCAAAAAGCtagaatataataaaagaagaatttaTGCTGAGAATTATGGCCTTGTTaagattataaaaaatagtgaaaatTTACCCGtcaatttttctttgaaTACACATCCCTGGATGTTAGAACCATATGAGGAGCTGTGGAAGGAGCAGAACCAGTTGAACAACTTTGGCATTTTCAACATGGCCAATTTGTTGCGtgacgatgacgacgacTTGGTCAGCTTCGAGAGCAACCAGTTCTCCTTCACCAGGGGGGAGGCGCAAAAGGGAGCAGCGGTGAAGGTGGAGGCGGAGGCGGTGAAGGGGGAGGCAGAGGCGGCAAAGACAGAAGCTACAAAGACAGAAACTGCCaaggaagaagcggcaaAGACAGAAACTGCCAAGGAAGACGCGCCGAAGGAGGGGAACTCTAAATGTGACGCCCCCCAACCGGAGGGACCACCCCTCCACACGCCCAACGAGCCGGGCGAACAAACTGCCGCACTGCCCAccgaaataaaaataactgacagcaaaaggaaaaacgattttctgacgaaaaaaattaaaaaattctgcTCTAATGAGGACTCTAGACAGCTAAAACTGACATCCTTTCTGAGTAGAGAAAAAGTCAGCAGAAATGTGGACGtggttaaaaaaggggagagtgAAAAAACAGACAAGGATAACCCTACCCCAGGCGAGCTAAGCAGAGGCGTAGGCGGAAACCAAAAGGAGGAGCAACCCAGTGAAGAACCCACTCTAGACAGTGAAAAAGAAGACACAGaatacattaaaataaaaaaaaaaaagagagtacTAGACGACGAAGCGATTAATGAGATATATGACAGCCATGCGGACAATGACACGAATAAGGGGTCCCACGTGGAccaaagaaatggaagagaTCGTGAACCAAGTGGGTCCACTGAGCACCAGGGGAAGCACGCCAACCAAGAGAAGGGCTCCACTGCGAGTGACAATCCTGACCGGGTTAAGGATGATGATGGGGCTCAAAACGATCATGGTGAGCAGCTGGAAGGAAGTGtgcgaataaaaaaaaaactaaaaaagaagcagGTTCCTGGGGAAAATGACATCGGTTACGACGCTGATGATGGCGGCGACGACGATGGCCACGATGACAATGGCCGCGATGATGATGGCCGTGATGACGATGGTCACGATGACGATGACCGTGATGACGATGACGCAAAGGGAAATGAAAACACAAACGAAGATGAAGCCAAGCACGAACAGGCAGACAAAACGAACAACCTGCTGTATGCGGCTTTAAAGGAACGATTcgtaaaggaaaagaaaag gCTACGGGACGACAAGATGCAGCACGTCTTCGAGTTAGAAGCAGAGGAGAGTGACGACGAAAATATTGAGGACCCGGAAGAAAGGAAGAGGGCGCAGCTgctaaaagggaagaagaaccaGGCGGAGGATTCCGACGATGACGAACAGTACAACAGCGAGGG ACTTAACGAATTCATAAACAACGAAGAATACAACAGCGACAACGAAGTTATCAAACTTAAGCACAAACAGGAAATGGAACAACTGGaggaagatatttttttaaaaaagttcacCTACAAGGGAAAGGAATTTAACAACGAACTGACAAATAGAGAAAAGCTGGAGTTAGAAAGAGAGCGTCAATTATTACGAAGGAAGAAACTGTTATTTGATAAAACCTTGGGACATGTAAAGTTGAGTGACTTTGAGTCAGATAGCAGCTCAAGCAGTAACAAGAGCTCGAAGAAGAGAATTAAAAACACCTTGTATGAACCGTTCACCGAACttgaaaatacaaaattttccaaGAGGAACCATCATGCGGTTGGTGGGGCTTATAATGAAGGTTCCTTTAACAAGGGGGAGTGCCCCGGAGACTTAGAGGGAGAGCACAGAAGGAAGCAGA TcttagaaaaaatggacaacGTCATGTACACGAAGGAGATCAAAACGAACGAAGGGAAACGAATCgtaattaagaaaaaaaggaaaattcgTTTCCACCAAGACTTGTCCGACGTAACAGTcacggaggaggagaaggttgacgcatatgaaaaaacgaagaagaaaccGAAAAAGGTAAATGCCAACTTGGTTGATCAACCCAAATCATCAGCTGTTACCATTCCCAACAAGGGAATGAATCATAATAACAAGGCCTCCATAAAATGGAACAACAACATAAAGGATATCAGCGAGCTGGACACCCCCACGAATGGCGAAGTCTTTAAGGGGTTCCGGAAAGTAGAAAATGCGCAGTGA
- a CDS encoding hypothetical protein (putative) — protein sequence MNNKVSLPYEICEIKKVPFELPKEFHPNVKYGFLRNFLFGKYTFYYLCQSFKHVLSIFTLHT from the exons ATGAATAACAAAGTCAGTTTGCCCTATGAAATATGTGAAATAAAGAAAGTTCCCTTTGAGCTCCCCAAGGAATTTCACCCGAATGTGAAATACGGCTTCCTCagaaatttccttttcggAAAATATACCTTCTACTAC CTATGTCAGTCTTTTAAACAtgtcctttccatttttacgttGCACACGTGA
- a CDS encoding serine protease (putative), with protein sequence MFNAGRYFRASYYKKKNIFHVKGSRQFHGFVKSRRVQTNALKRKDRIKRGKFLQLKEKLQLIIFSSVYFFACDYVYHVYVLSDNASRTSSRTTSRTTSRTANRASNHSGEDKGNDPKCKDEHAGGKGGVGTTMMEYIKWMNIFSSAQGKDDQNLKQQDGECRRKNDGNKMEAKKGSHKKDHLSSDRGDVKICSVCEEDPYEIKINRVKRSSGKEETNQTGKPNQYGQSSYAANQKDQLPSQDRSGSGRSHPNNGNPQRNSIGGEEKKMKDLIVSNFQRNDLFNGCNLFLFANGVVFLCWRLSEISSVLEKKVTDRDIMKVYVLSSIVSTVPYIFLHKGNQLLGASGAVMGLVYILATVKPNEVFVSLFPLPYLKMTSLQLCHLSILTNFVFLFCRRNHFNIAWLAHLFGLMGGALYNFYQRRKNNNKNYYPFIELSLKNGPIDYLNSYLDFVDFVKCLQLQIRIFFSLDPRTMQNMNRKINSIKNMQSQRRMKYHMLKVKNLEAMSR encoded by the exons atgttcaatgCTGGGAGATACTTCAGAGCTAGCTActacaagaagaagaacatttTTCATGTAAAGGGGAGCAGACAGTTTCATGGATTCGTCAAAAGTAGGAGGGTACAGACAAATGCCCTCAAGAGAAAAGatagaataaaaagggggaagttTTTACAATTGAAGGAAAAGCTGCAGCTCATCATTTTCAGCTCCGTGTACTTTTTTGCGTGCGACTATGTTTACCACGTGTATGTGCTGAGCGACAACGCCAGCAGAACTAGCAGCAGAACTACCAGCAGAACTACCAGCAGAACCGCCAACCGTGCCTCCAACCACAGCGGAGAAGACAAAGGGAATGACCCAAAATGCAAAGACGAGCACGCCGGTGGCAAGGGGGGGGTCGGCACAACCATGATGGAGTATATCAAATGGATGAACATATTTTCCAGTGCTCAGGGGAAGGATGACCAAAATTTAAAGCAACAGGACGGTGAAtgtaggagaaaaaatgacggcaacaaaatggaggctAAAAAAGGTTCCCATAAAAAGGATCATCTCTCCAGCGACAGAGGTGACGTAAAAATTTGCAGCGTATGTGAGGAAGACCCATACGAAATAAAGATAAATCGCGTTAAGCGGAGTAGCGGGAAGGAGGAAACCAATCAAACGGGGAAGCCTAACCAATATGGCCAATCTTCCTATGCCGCAAATCAGAAGGACCAACTGCCTAGCCAAGACCGGAGTGGCAGTGGAAGAAGCCACCCTAATAACGGCAACCCCCAGCGAAACAGTAtcggaggagaagaaaaaaagatgaaagaTCTAATCGTGAGTAACTTCCAAAGGAATGATCTTTTCAATGGATGTAACCTATTTCTGTTCGCCAACGGGGTTGTGTTCTTATGTTGGCGTTTAAGCGAAATC tCCAgcgttttggaaaaaaaagtcacagACAGGGATATCATGAAAGTATATGTCTTATCTTCCATCGTTTCGACTGTcccgtatatttttttacacaaggGAAATCAACTACTAGGAGCATCTGGAGCTGTTATGGGTCTTGTATACATTTTGGCTACAGTTAAACCAAATGAAGTCTTCGTCTCCTTGTTCCCTCTACCATACTTAAAGATGACCTCCCTACAGCTATGCCACCTATCCATTTTAaccaattttgtatttcttttttgtagAAGAAATCATTTCAACATTGCATGGCTAGCACATTTATTTGGTTTAATGGGAGGAgcattgtataatttttatcagaggagaaaaaacaataataagAATTATTACCCCTTTATTGAATTGTCCCTAAAAAATGGACCTATTGATTATCTCAATTCTTATCTAGACTTTGTAGATTTTGTCAAATGTCTACAGCTGCAAATTCggattttcttttccctcgaTCCACGCACCATGCAAAACATGAACAGGAAAATCAACtccattaaaaatatgcagtCACAGAGGCGCATGAAGTACCACATGTTGAAGGTTAAAAATTTGGAGGCCATGTCTAGGTGA